The sequence AAtactgaataaataaaaatattactccACTCTCCacaataatattgatttagaCTTACATCTATTGTCTTAATTCAAGTTATTGTGGTTGtcatttcaaatattcttCTTAATGACTTTAGCAAGTCAAATAAACCCTTTTGTGTCTTCTAAGCTTGACCTTTGCGCCGGGTTTTATAGGGAGGGATGGACGTGGACCAACCACCAGTATtacacataattataaattctttctcgttatttgaaaaattacaagtattttttaaatatttaataaaattatataatgtataaaTGGAGGtctgaaattgcaattttattcttgttgtatctttttttgaaaaaaaatataaaaaatattgaacgagatggatgtaaaaatttaaaaaaaaatatgtaaaattatataattcgcAATGACATTTTGATCCGTTCATTAAATTGATAGAAACTTAAAAGAAGACTAACGGGTTAAATTAGTTGTTAGACGATGATGGTCATAAATGTCAATAAACTTCAACCCACGACAATATAGCCCACTTAACGATGGGTCAGCATCCAATGCGTTATCCATATTTTAAGACGTCACGcctttctattattttttttttttgtatatataaagtaatacTACGTTATTTTAACACAACTACACAAATTCATCGATAAAAGTAATACTGcgttattctttttctttaggttcgttttattttttttaaatatggtttgttaatttatataatttattcttatttataatgtattttaaaatataaaatactatttattatgtgcGCGGAATGATGACATGCCATGACGGctagtgtttgaaaaaaattaaaagatccGACCTGTTTCTGGATAGTACTACTTTAGGAAGAATTACATGTTCTTTTTTCGAAAATTCTTGGTTCCCCCAGACCTAAACCAATCATATGACGAGTGCAATGTACTTGCTCTTTGATCGGCGTACGACTCAAGAAAAACGACTAATAACAGAATAAGCATATCCCACTAACTCTATGGTTCGATtgattcgacgaaactttggAAAAGATGTTTCCGTTTAGTTCCctaaaattagtaataatagCTGCAATTTATTGTGCTTTTTTAGTTGATTTTAGGAAAGTTAGAAATTGTTGATGTGGATGGCggtctaatttaaatataaattattatatcacATCTTAGCctaagttaaaatttaatatattgtgCAGATCACTGTCTGCATAGATAGCGTGAGATTATTTCTAGTCTTTTTATGGAAGTTTGAAGTTTATTACGTGGAAGTTATgggaaaattttcattttacgTCACGAGTTAGTTTTTTTCGATTTTGgttctattatttttgaacttatcatattatatttcataattttaaaaaatttataatttaaacccaaaatcaattttattaaatttctaataaaatctCCTCAAAAAGACTTGGCGGCGCTCAAGCCGTGCATGTGTTGGGTCTGtcggttaaataaaaaatactactaATGGTACAGAGAAACggattagattttttatttcgaaTCATATTTcatcttctattttaattgatatgtACGCGCCGCCTGTACAAAaattatgtcatttattttatttagggaNNNNNNNNNNNNNNNNNNNNTATgttaactgaaattaaaaaaaaaagggggtaATTACACTTTTGCGTCCGTTAAGTTAGTCACTAAATCATCTGTGATATCCCATGTCCGACCTCATCAATTTTTAGCCtccaaattttcttataatgaGCAAAATTAGTCATCATCGTTAGTTGACCGTCTAAATTAACAGGGGATCCTTTTGGTAACTACGgttatgatttattttgatcGATTTTTACCtgagaataaaaattgacaaagtTGGAAGAAAGTGATTTAGTGACTAACTTAAGATATGAAAAGCGAATTCCTCTCGattttggttattttcatctttttcctATAATGCATAACGggctattaattttttgtctttattgTTGGTTTGCCGTTTTTCATAAAGGTCCATATGTTATTTTAAATGGTCAATTAACGGTCAAGATTaactttgatcatttttttttaaaataataagaattaaattgatgaGATCATAAGAAGGGCTACCAAATGTAAATTTAGTAACTAACTTAAGtgaccaaaataaaattaacctaaaaacatataataaaagttCGGAATAAAGTATGATGTAAAGTGCttgaaatactaaaatatgtaactttaatttataatataccataattttataatatgaagTAATAATagtattcaaatttaaatacattttttatgaacttaaatgtacatatattgggctctaaatatgtatattaaataaatataagtaaaatattaaaaaaatttgagtttggTTCGGTTTGAGTCATAATCTCGTAAACTCAAATCCAATTTGAGTTTTAAAACTCCCCCGTTGTGGAGTTGGATTTGCATCTAACTCGAATTCATTGTCATCCCAACTCACGAGGTCattctttttattctaaagTAGAATTGGGTCCAAGTATAGGACCAATCCATTTGAATTTAGCgcctttatattattattctttcttcAACTGCATCGAtattttagagtaaattaccgtcttttttcataaaatttggtatataaTTACAGTCTCATTTTGATGTCAACCTAATAATGAGCCATTTTCGTTAGCcctgttaggttttcatctaatttttgtagtgaacggattaaaatatccttttgaaatataattaaattttatatgctttctatttttttaaaagtatttttatgggTTAATAAGCCTTAATGACCCtcagatatttttaaattttttcttaaaaaaaaattaataatggtaaagtagtaatttaCACGGCACCATCTAGGGGCCATATAGTTATACTTCATTTGAGAaggaaatttgtaatttttaaataacaataaaatattaataattatgataaatttcgCGAAAGATAACTAGCTCTAATTTATCTCAAAAGTTACTTAAGGactaaattttctattttagcTTTATTACATCTTTATTTCATCGAACATATAACCACGACATACATGTATAAcgttttatattaaataaaatcaaagacataattttcataatcttagcgtgtataaaaataaatattttatacttattatgtgatcGGTCATTTCATAGTTACTGTGATTCTGCAGATTTCTGGACAAGGCAACGATGATAGACGACAAAGACACATCAACTGAGAAAAGGAACCCCTGGAGACTATGCTCTTCAAACCAAGTGGAGGAAGTGAAACTACTCCTCCAACTCATTCCCATCTGGTTCAGCTGCCTCATGTTCGCAGTAGTAACAGCCCAACTCGGCACATACTTCACCAAGCAAGGCAGCACAATGGTCAGAACCATCACACCAACCTTCCACATCCCGCCAGCCTCATTCCAAGTCTTCACAGGCCTCACAATCCTAGCCTCCGTCCTGCTATACGAACGAGCCCTCGTCCCCATCGCCAGAGCCATCACCGGCCGCGCCTCCGGCATAACGATCCTGCAACGTATCGGGACCGGACTAGTCCTATCAATCTTGGCCATGGCTGTGGCAGCATCCGTCGAGGCCAAAAGGGTTAACATTGCACGCGACAACGGGCTCGTGGACGAGCCTAAGTCCGTCGTTCCAATGGCCATTTGGTGGCTGGTGCCGCAGTACGTGATATGCGGGCTTTCTGATGTGTTCACTGTGGTTGGATTGCAGGAGTTGTTCTATGATCAAATGCCGGTGGAGATGAGAAGCGTGGGTGCAGCGGCGTACATCAGTGTGATTGGGATTGGGAGCTTTTTGAGCAGTGGGTTGATATGTATCGTGCAAGGGGTTAGCTCGAGGGGTGGGCATGAGTGGCTTGGGGACAACATTAACAGGGCTAATCTTGAGTATTTTTACTGGGTTTTGGCTGCCCTGAGTGCTGTCAATCTCTGTGGGTATGTTTGTCTTGCGAGGAGGTTTGTGTACAAGAGCGCTGATCAAGGTGGTTTTCAGGGTCGTTCTGGTGAGAAAGAATTGGAGTAGTATGGGAATGTTGAGTGGAATTTTACTTGTTtgccaatttttttgaaagtttGTGGAGTCACCATCATGTGATCAATGTTTTCGTGTTATATATGTTGAGTGACATTAAATGTTTGTACTATCCGtgtaacttaaatttttttttttttttttagttttggataaatgtaaatttcataaatagaaaaaaagtataaaagtaCAACACAGTCATGAATTATTATGAAGCTTCACCCCCGACAGGCCAAGAGATCCGTTATAAGCGATATAAATcacatgaactaacagaaTAAAGAAAGACTCATGTAATTAAACTCAACAGtgtaacttaaaaattatactatcgattgtagaaaaaaatataattttagtcctgtaagtatgGGGATAACCATTTTAGTCATATACGAAatcattttgataattttattttgtaattttgaaaatttcgcaaattaagaacaaaaatagcCTAAATTTGTTAAcatgagaagaaaaatgcaCGCTGGTCATGTGTATGTAACGTGCACTTTTTCTGTCATTTTTATCATCATTGTgcgaaatttttaaaaatatagaaaaaaaattggcagAATTGATTtgtatagaactaaaattactaCTCGCCATATgtacatgattaaaaattcaatctcaAGCAAAcactatatatgtatttaattagatggaagagaagaaagatCAATTGATGaacaatttatcaaaattgattgaatGGATTGGCCTTTAAAATGTATACATAGAAAATTAACTTTAGAAAGATAGTGGAAGAaggaattatattttttaaaagtaaaataaaaatgataaaataaaactacatttttaaaatatgatggtggtaatttaaatttttgtatctttcaattatacaataataagaaaaagaattttttaaaccaagcATTACTTGATCTGATTTTGGACTCTTTTGTAATGCAATTCAATATCAATGAATTTCTTCACTTATAAAAGTACAAAGAGATTACAAATTGATatagaaacataaaaataaaattcatatgcattgtatgaaataattatttataaaaaaatatataaaatcactAAATTGTTAATCAAgcttaattttagataattattagataataaaataagtaaacatatcatattttattattattaagaattaaaatatgatatattgattaaataaaactcTATGtgaaattgatataaaatattgaatatgtagtaaatatatataacaaaaactaaaaaataaagtattaaaaaaaagatacaagTAGTTCAAGAACTTTCGAACAGAAATACTTAAGTTCGAGCTCAGCTCATAAAAGAGCTCGAGCTTAAGCCAGCTCAACTCAAACTCAAAAATTTTCGAGCTCGTTCGAGCTGTCTCGGCTCGACTCATCTTGTACTCCTAGACCAACATGCCAAAAAGCaagttaaatttcaaattaaaatttcagatTATCTCATAAGgttgtaaaattttgtaaaaaaaaaaaccctaatatactaaataatctaataaatatgagactcaaataaaaactacaaaaaataccAAACTGATTAAGGtctacaaaacaaaaaattgacaagTGGCTGCCAACGCACCGCTTCCCTTTCAAATTGCACGcgcacacacaaaaaaaaaacatatgcaATTCACACATTTACACGCATTCAACGGTCCCACTAAATGGGATTCGAACATAAAGTAGAGAATTGAACAACTCTTTATTTGtcagtaaaatattataagtcaggtaattaaacaattagtattatctatatatgttttatttctttatggtATTACTTTTACATAAATCCATTATTTGTGTTGAAActgatttatctaaaaatgtatgagtgatggatgatttaatttgaatgatgATATTGTGtatgtgaaatgagaaaatatattgaaatattatatttgttgaatGACGTGTTGTTGGTGcttgtaaatgaaaatatgttcatatatagttttacattactagttgcttacaagaatggtgatatgtgaaaataagggaatggtggaaattgaatataattgtgacaTGGGTACTCTTTAATGTTGTTGAATAGCCTGTGtggcgaaatgaaatgaaaagagctataaTGCGATAtaaaaagagctatgatgcgatatgaaaagagttatgatgcgaaatgaaaTTGATAAGCTTGTGTGGCGTGTCAAGGGGATTTATTTAAACATTATGTAATGaatggtgagattgagttgatggaGAAAATACCACATCACCCTCTTATAAGCAtactaaaaaagaaagtgtTCCACTGACTGTCCTATTATTGTGATATGATGGCATCATGAGTATAACAAAATCGATGTAATCTTATTTGTATACAGAAAGATACTATGATACATCTTGTAAGCTTATTACAAACGGGAGATTTCAATTGCTTTACTTATGTGGGATGATTGCTTTGTGGATAAAATGAACCTTATTGGAATCAAATTGATCACATTTTATATATGCTACTTAAGTTGTCCTGTTTGAAACTATGCCTGATGTGCATGTATAGGTGATGCCGGTTATTTACTTAGTGAGTTGCAAACTCATT comes from Sesamum indicum cultivar Zhongzhi No. 13 linkage group LG10, S_indicum_v1.0, whole genome shotgun sequence and encodes:
- the LOC105172176 gene encoding protein NRT1/ PTR FAMILY 5.4-like gives rise to the protein MPGNSPLKNTSRGGWKSAIFIIFVEVAERFAYYGVAGNLMMYLTRVLGQPTATAAKNVNIWEGVSAVFPVVGGFLADSYVGRFRTILLASTIYLIGLVLLTVAVSAVPPRAQGTLFFIALYVLAIGEGGHKPCVQTFAADQFDEGLPEEKAAKSSFFNWWYVGIVCGATAAVLVVIYVEDYVGWKFGFGMLVVAVAAALVVFLIGSRSYRRQAPVGSPFTRVAQVVVAAVRKRRLAEGEGRGIFVEEDGGTVHPLARTSQFRFLDKATMIDDKDTSTEKRNPWRLCSSNQVEEVKLLLQLIPIWFSCLMFAVVTAQLGTYFTKQGSTMVRTITPTFHIPPASFQVFTGLTILASVLLYERALVPIARAITGRASGITILQRIGTGLVLSILAMAVAASVEAKRVNIARDNGLVDEPKSVVPMAIWWLVPQYVICGLSDVFTVVGLQELFYDQMPVEMRSVGAAAYISVIGIGSFLSSGLICIVQGVSSRGGHEWLGDNINRANLEYFYWVLAALSAVNLCGYVCLARRFVYKSADQGGFQGRSGEKELE